From one Streptobacillus canis genomic stretch:
- a CDS encoding plasmid mobilization protein — MANRIRNERLEIKLTEEEKALFEDKRKLAKCRNMSHFIRKCVLEKEIYQVDLEPFRDLQGLLSNVTNNINQIAKRVNSTGVIYEEDINDMKKEIKHFSKELWQIHSLLLNRTSGGD, encoded by the coding sequence ATGGCAAATAGAATACGAAATGAAAGACTTGAAATTAAACTAACAGAAGAAGAAAAGGCTCTTTTTGAAGATAAAAGAAAACTTGCAAAGTGTAGAAATATGAGCCATTTTATCCGCAAATGCGTTTTAGAAAAGGAAATTTATCAAGTGGATTTAGAGCCTTTCCGAGATTTACAAGGCTTGCTTTCAAATGTCACAAATAACATCAATCAGATTGCAAAGCGAGTAAATTCAACAGGTGTAATTTACGAAGAGGACATTAATGATATGAAAAAAGAGATTAAACATTTCTCAAAAGAGCTATGGCAAATTCATTCCCTGCTGCTTAACAGGACTTCCGGAGGTGATTAG
- a CDS encoding helix-turn-helix transcriptional regulator, which yields MKDNRLFRILYYILEKGKVTASELADKFEVSVRTIYRDIDSISSAGIPIYALQGKGGGIEIAEDFVLSKSLLSENEKQQIMSALQGLENTTIQHENELLTKLSALFKIKIPVG from the coding sequence ATGAAAGATAATAGGCTATTTAGGATACTATATTATATTTTAGAAAAGGGAAAAGTTACAGCAAGCGAACTTGCTGATAAATTTGAGGTATCAGTCAGAACAATTTATAGAGATATTGACTCTATCAGTAGTGCAGGTATTCCCATTTATGCGTTGCAAGGAAAGGGTGGTGGAATAGAAATTGCTGAGGATTTTGTTCTTAGTAAATCACTACTGTCTGAAAACGAGAAACAACAAATTATGTCAGCTCTTCAGGGATTGGAGAATACAACAATACAACATGAGAATGAGCTTCTAACAAAACTATCCGCACTCTTTAAAATAAAAATACCAGTTGGATAG
- a CDS encoding WYL domain-containing protein has product MYEKTFNDIKSAILSKNIVSFTYFSSNEKETSRRVKPVRLLFKSQDWYLYALCLLRNDFRYFKLSRIKNLEIHTEKFDDNFEDVILKKETPHENTVNIKVKFDRKVAFRVYDELNGEITEDNDGNLYTEIEIPNDYNLYNYIFSFGDEAEVLEPEEVRMQIKKMINKMAEKYII; this is encoded by the coding sequence ATGTATGAAAAAACATTTAATGATATTAAGTCCGCAATTTTAAGTAAGAACATTGTTTCATTCACATATTTTAGCAGTAATGAAAAAGAAACAAGCAGAAGAGTTAAACCTGTGAGATTGCTTTTCAAGAGTCAGGATTGGTATCTATATGCCCTATGTTTACTCAGAAATGATTTCAGATATTTCAAATTGTCCAGGATAAAGAATTTAGAAATCCATACTGAAAAGTTTGATGACAACTTTGAAGATGTAATACTCAAAAAAGAAACGCCACATGAGAATACAGTGAATATAAAAGTTAAGTTTGATCGAAAAGTTGCTTTCAGGGTATATGATGAACTAAACGGAGAAATTACAGAAGATAATGACGGAAATTTATATACTGAAATAGAAATACCGAATGACTATAACTTATATAATTATATTTTTTCATTTGGAGATGAAGCAGAAGTATTGGAACCTGAAGAAGTTAGAATGCAAATTAAAAAAATGATAAATAAAATGGCAGAAAAATATATAATATGA